The genomic region attaggatacttaggatttaCAAAACCTTCTGGTTGTTCCATATAGACATCTTCACTTAAGTGTCCATTAAGGaatgcggttttgacatccatttgccatatctcatagtcataatatGCGACTATGGCGATGAGTATTCTAATTGATTTTAGCATGGCTACTGGAGAGAAAGTTTCGTCATAGTCAACAccatgagtttgagtgaaacctttcgcCACTAGTCTTGCCTTAAATGTATGTACATTTTCGTCCatatcggttttcttcttgaaaatccatttgctcCCAACAGCCTTGCTATCAGGAGGTAGATCAACTAAGTCCCATACTTCGTTGTCATGCATGGACTGCATCTCTTCATTCATGGCTTCATTCTATTTCTTAGATTCAGGATCTAATGTAGCATCTTTGTAGTTAGTGGGCTCACTTTCATCCACTAAGAAAATGTCATCATATCTTTGGGGACTATGACGaggtctactagatctacgaatgtcttgttacTTCACGTTCCTGAGCAACCAATTGTTCAGGTTCTTCAACAATTTGTTGATAGCTAGTGCCAACCTCAGGTGTGATATtttgtggttcttgaatttcttcaagttctACATTACTCCCACTTGCTTTATTTAATAGAAACTCCTTTTCTAGAAAAGTAGCGTGTCTAGAAACAAATACTTTGTTCTCGGTAGGAttgtagaaataatatcccatagaatcctttgggtatcccacaaaaatGCATTTGATAGATCTGGGATCAAGTTTGTTGGAAGTTTCTTGTCGAACATGAGCTTCGCAACCCCAAACTTTCAAATAAGATAAATTTGGAACCTTTCCacgccataactcatatggtgtcttattTACCTTTTTGGTTGGTACCATATTTAGTATGCGAGCAGTAGATAATAAGGCATAGGTCCAGAAGGATGGAGGAAGTGAAGTATGATTCATCATAGATCGAGCCATATCAAGTAGGGTTCGATTCCTCCTCTCAgaaacaccattatgttgtggtattCCGGGTGGAGTGCGTTGTGAAATAATTCCACAATTCTTTAGATGGTCGTCAAACTCTTGACACAAGTACTCACCTCCTCGATCCGATCGAAGAACCTTTATCGTTTTGCCTAGCTGATTTTGAACCTCATTTTGAAACACTTTGAACGTTTCAAATGCCTCATGTTTATGTTTCATAAGTAAACATAACCAAATCTACtgaaatcatcagtaaatgtaatgaagtatctttcaccatttcttgacatagttctaaaaggaccGCATACATCGGTATGTATAAGTCCCAAAAGATCCTTTGCTCTTTCTCCAGAACCGGAGAAATGTGCCTTTGTCATCTTCCCgcttaaacaagattcacatacatcaaatgactcagagttagttgattttaaaattccatCAAATTGGAGTTTGGTTATGcttttcttgtttatgtgaccaagacgacaatgccatagataagtTTGATTCAAGTCATGCTTGGATCTTTTGGTGTTTATGTTATACATAGAACTATTATTGAATGAATCTTGTATGTCAACTTCATATATGCCATTGTGAGGTCGTGCCTCAAAATAAAAAACATCTTTATTGAAAACTGAAATATTACCATTAGGAAAAGCATACGAGTAACCAGATTCATACAAACGTGCAGCTGAAATAATGTTCCTAGTTAGACTAGGGATATaataacaattatttaatattaaatacagGCCATTTGGTAATAAAAGTTCATAAGTGCCTATTGCTACGACCGCAAAATGTGCTCCATTGCCAACATGCAATACCAAATCGTCTGGTTTCAGCTTCTTAATCTTTCTTAGTCCCTGCACATTattacaaatgtgagttccacaaccagtatcaaatacCCATGAATTACTAGAGAAAGCAAATAGTTCTATCATATAGATACCTGAGGTGCTAGCATTGCTAGCCTTTGTCTTCTTCAGCTCTGCAAGGTAAGTCGGGCAGTTTCACTTCCAATGACCAATTTCTCCACAATGGAAACAAGTGGTATCTTTGGCAGGTTTTTCTTTCTTCTTGACAGAATCCTTTGGGACAAACTTTTTGCCTTTGTAGTTGCCCTGACTCTTAGGTTTGCCTTTACCTTTGTCTTTGGCTTGTGGCTTCTTGATTTTTCCTTCCCGAATCATGAGGACTTCAGAGGTTTTGGATGGAATATTCTTCTCGGCAGCCTTAAGCATTAAATGCAACTCCGAGATAGATTTCTCCAAATTGTTTATATTGTAGTTCAAGACGAACTGGTCATATGACTTTGGTAGTGAGTTGAGGATCATGTCTATTGCCAACTCAGGACCAATGGAAGATCCAAGCCTCTCAAGTTGATCTATGTAGCTCTTCATTTTTAGAACATAAGAGCTTACAGATGTCCCCTCTGTCATCTTACATGCGTGTAACGCTCTGACAGTTTCAAAGCGTTGTTGCCtagcttgttgttggaacatttcCTTTAGCTGCTTAAGCATCTCAAAGGCATCATGATGTTCCAGGTCCTTTTGCAAGTCTGGAATCATGGTGGCTAACATGAGGCATGCTACCTCTGTAGAGTCATCCGTGAGCTTAGTCCAAGCATCTCAGATGCTCTTAGTAGCATTAGCAGGGGGTTCCTCGGGAACGGGTCCATCAAGTATATACGACTTCTTTTCgactttgagaacaattctcaaatTACGATACCAGTCTAAGAAGTTCGTATCATTGAGTTTTTCCTTCTCTAAGACAGATCTTAGAGAAAGGTGGTGAATGGGTGTAGTTGCATTGGGtgacatctacaaaattaacaaagttctttTAGTATTTTAATATTTGATCCTTTAATAATTAATTACCCTAACTTTCTTATGAAAAATTAATTTGTTAAAGGCTAGAATCCAAGTTACATTTAACCTTGAGtggttggctgatgctctctccactAAGTTTAAATTAACAAGGTAGGTAGCGATTACCAATTGCAAGTCTAATACAATTTCTATATCTTAATGGGATCTTTACCAACAATTGTCAACTGGTATGCTTAATCCCATCTATGCCTTGGGCCTCTTGTGtttggctgatgctctctccacaaGAAGCACCAATTAAGTTGTCCTATTTAAAAACTATGATGTTCGGCCCAAGACTGTCATGGGAATCGCGAAACACCATCTCGGTAATCACAAGACGACCATGGtggttggctgatgctctctccacaaCGACGTACAAATGACAAGCGAGTGTCTTAAAAATGATGGCATAAACTTACATTTTAAAAGGGATTTTGTGTTTTGTATTATTTCAATTTGACAAAACATTTCGTATAATAATTGTTGCATGCATTCAACAGTATATTATACGTATACTTTAgataaaatcatattttatatgttGGTCTTGAGTTTATAGAATCTCTATTTTAGTCACTCACGGCGTGTCCAATTCTAAACTAATATCCTATATTAATATGTATACATTGAGCGCGCTAACTTAAGACCAATTTTAGTTtctaataaaactcattttatttaaaactttatacaagagtttggtttaaatttattaaattcataattttaatgttaactTTGAGCTTTATGTAAAAACTCCTTTTTTATTAAAACTCATTTTATACTTTTACGAAAAACCAttttcaaaattatatataaatttaccaaactcttatttgtgtttgatttgttaaaaaaaaaaaattattttctagCATGCAAATATTCTatattcaaacatgcaacatacaaatataaacacaaCAATTAATAGGTGCATAGCCAAGCCTTTTCCTAATCGGTTTTCGTGAGCCAAACGAAGGGACCGGGTCAATCTAAGGACATAACAAATATCTATGCTTCATTGTGATGTCTTGAAGCTCCCACTTGCCTAGTCAACATTTGGTGTTGCAAATGGCTCCAAAATTGCTTAGAACTCCATCTTGAATTTTCTTCATGTCttgttacatttttatagataAAATATACAAGTCTACACTAATACTTTTACATCTCAAAATTAAACAAAACATGAAAaataaaattattacaaaccattatAAATGAAAGAATAATTTACAACCCAATCGAATTTCAACACAACCAAACATCACAAAATGGTCTAAAGGCTTTCTATGCACCATGCAACTTAATAtatcaactattatatatatagcAACTTCTACAACCATACATGCATGTAAAAGGAATGGTTGTAGCAAATAAAATAACTAAGTTGCATTTTAGAAATCTACAACTTTTCCTTTTTAGAAAAAAAAGTTGTTCATTTCTAATAATAAGAACAAGTTCTTATTGTATATAACATAAGTTTCTTAACACATGCAAAAGCAGCTCTTGATATCACTGTAGGGGTTTGTATGATTTTTCATAAAATTATTTAGCAGCGGAAGCATGTACAACAATTTTTAAACCTTTCAAAAACTCCCCACCAAGGATCCAATTGCACgttgttaagaaaactaaataataaatagtgaGTTTAAAGACTACAATCTTTGAAGACTTTGAACTTGAGAAGTTATGGATGCTAAGAATTTAGGAACCAAAGTAGCCTCCCTCTATCGGTAATTCACACGAAAGCAAACTCCAATATCAACCGGATGCTAGTCCTTCACAACCCTTGAAAACAAGTATAAGAAACAACCTTTCTTATTTCTTGTTTTAATCATATCTTGTTTTCTTATTAATCTTTCAATTATGAAAGAATACTTAGAACCTTTTAAATAAAGAAAAATAACATCTTGAGACTTGTAAGTGTGTATGTGTTTTCTAACTTGTCCATAGTATACGTATGTTCTCTTACATTTTAAAGAAAACTACAACAACTAAGTCATCATGGTTCATCATGACACTTTTTCTTTTCTTCCACCAATTAGTGTAAGGTCATAATGACTTCCATTATAAGTCTATAATGCACatttatttattaaacatattGAATAAAACAATGTGTATGGATAGCTTCTAATAATGTCTTTGATAATGTATActtgtacattttatataaattacaaGATAGAAACAAGTAACAAAGGTTACTTGTTAACACATAGACATCTCTATACATATGTATGGATACTTGTTTATATataattgtagtattattatttctattaaataaCAATAACACAACATGTATAATAAGGTTGTAATATAAGaatcatattcaaatatgtaattgcTATTTATTTGCTCATTGTGTGTGACCTTATAGGTTCAAATGTTATTAGTAGTATAGACATAAGTTGTGTCTTGGGCATTAATAACCAACACCAGGATCATATTGCTCTAATACCATGTTATAGAATAGAACCCCGCAATGATAACTTTATTATAACTCGGTATTTATAGATTACATGGTAACCCTAATCCTTTACTTAATCATAATGGACCAAGTCTACATATTGGACTTAGGCCAAACTAATATTTCTAACACACTATTCAAATTTAAAAATTCACTGTCATTTAATGTTATTTTTTAAAAATATCTTTAATAAAATTATGACAAGAAATTTGTGTCATCGACAGTAGTTCTAAAAAATTAGGTGAATCTGCAAAAataattgttaaaaatattaaGCTTATTAAAAAACTTAAAGCTCAAATAAACGATAAACATAAACATTTAGGCTTAAATCTAACTTCAAACATGTTTAAAATCTATAAAAATTTTATTCTACTATTTTTATTACAtctcatctttttctttatttaacTTTTTTCTAACGTACTGTATTAGTCAGATGTTCAtttgaaatcaatctctctctTTATAATACTGAGAAAAAAACTTTCTCTACTCATCAACTTTTTGAATCTGACTAGAAAAGTTGAATTATTTTAAGAGAATGATTTTCTACATTTTAACTTAACGTAACTGGCTACACTACACAAATCATCAAATTAAACAAACACGAGAGTGGAACAAGAATCCGAGAGCGGCAAACGACCATAAAAAACACAACAAACAAGAAAAAACATAGTTAATGGAAGGGGATAGAATGTTTTTGTGTTGCACGTGAGTTCGTGCACGATATAGCCGTTAGAAGACGACAAAATTCTGGAACAAATCAGCGGAAAAACCGCCTCGATATCAGGCGGTCCAGGCCACTTTATTTGGTTACCGGCGATATCCAGGAGAGCATATACTCAGTTAAACGTGAATCTGTATTCTCGACTCTCGAGGCATTTGGTAGGGCAAATCGGAAAACACTCAAAAAGCCGCTATTTCCTTCTTCAAAATACGCACAAACTTAGAAGAAAAAATCAACTTTTTTTATACTAAACACATCCGACTTTAGTTCCGTCTTCTATAATGTGAAAAGCCCTCAATACCCATCAAAAATCGACGGCAAATCAACTCAAATAATGGCCTTAATTGGGTTAATTTTATACTGTTCTGTATATATTTGTGTGCTGTTTGGTGGGTTTTGTTCTGCTGGTGACCCCTTCGCAAATTTCGATCTTGTGTTTGATTATTTAACTGTTTCTCCACTTGGTGTTCCACAACAGGTGTGTATTATTTTCAACTCATGTCCGTTATTTTCTGTTTCGTGTTTGTAATCAATGTTTAATGTTTATACTTACTTAATGTATCCACCAAGTGTTCAATGAAATGCCTGTATGTATTATTTATGCTTTTTCAATtgtcgttttggtaaaagagtaaATTTATGTCACTTCTTTGTTTATATTATGTCATAGGTTTATTTTCCTCAACATGGATTAAAACGTGTATAGAGGACTGTTTGTATTTATAGCTTATCAGTGGAGATTATTTAGCTTATGAGCTTAAATTACAGGTTATCGCGGTGAATGGGAAGTTTCCAGGCCCAGTACTGAATGTTACAACCAATTACAATGTAGTCGTTAATGTTAAGAACAAGTTGGATGAAAGCCTTCTTATTACATGGTACTGTTTAGattgattttaaattattattagtttCAGTTATCGTTGTCATTACATGGTCACTGTTTTACAAGTTTTAAGATGTTAGATACATACAATAGATAGAAATTTATAAATTTGTATACTTACAATAGGACTTGGGGTAAAATTAGATACATTTTCAGACATATAACCATAGTTTAATTGGGCACATTCAATATCTATTTTGTTTCGATAGGCCTGGAGTAGAAATGAGGCGAACATCATGGCAAGATGGAGTGATTGGTACGAATTGTCCGATTCCTGCAAATTGGAATTGGACTTACCAATTTCAAGTCAAGGATCAAATTGGTAGTTACTATTATGCCCCTTCTATCAATTTCCAACGAGCATCAGGTGGTTTCGGTGGTTTTGTTATAACAAACCGTAAAGTTATTCCGCTTCCATTCAATACTCCTGATGAAGATATTGTCATCACGATTGGTGATTGGTACACTCGAACCCATAAGGTTTTATCCTGGCCTATTTTGGTATTCATATCCTATTAGGAATGTTGATGCtttatttttatgtatttaattTTTGTTACGTATTTAAATTAATTTAGGATCTGAGAGCTTCACTTGATTCTGGGAAGGACCTTGGTATGCCAGATGGCGTTCTTATTAACGGAAAAGGTCCTTTTAAATATAATTCTTCTGTACCTGATGGCATCAAGCATGAGACAATTAATGTTGATCaaggtttattttttttatttgagttTTTAATATAAACATGTTATGTTAAATGTACACTGATATATTTGGATATGTTTAATGTGTACTGTAGGAAAAGTTTATCGAGTTCGTGTGGTAAATGTTGGAGTATCAACTTGTTTGAATTTTAGGATTCAAAGTCACAATTTACTTCTAGCAGAAGCAGAAGGACATTATACGTCCCAACAAAACTATACTAGTTTGGATATTCATGTTGGGCAATCGTACTCATTTTTGGTAACTATGGATCAAAATGCAAGTAGTGATTATTACGTTGTTGCAAGTGCTAGATTTGTGAATCAATCCGAATGGCAACGAGTTACAGGCGTTGCTGTTTTGCATTACTCAAATTCCAAAGGTCCAGCATCGGGTCCGATTCCCGACCCTCCAAATGACGGAAATGATAATTCGTTTGCGGTGAATCAGGCTATGTCCATCAGGTTTGTTCCTTATaatcttttttttttgtgtgtgtgtttgtgaattTGCTTTTTGAGAAACCATAATCGGATAATTACCTTTTTAGTTAAAGGGGATATGTCTGCTTGTTATATTTCGTCTACAGAAAACTAGCAAAATTTGAAAATATTTCCATTTTGAAAATTATGAGTTTTCATCTCAATAATAGAATCAGTTGAAAACTGTAAAATGGATTTTTTGAAGTTGTATCTTGTAAATTAGAGAAATGTCACTGGTCTAAAAGTTGGCTGACGCGTCGGTTGAAGACTAACCCGTCACGTTTCGCCCAAAAATGTCGGTCAACGCTAAAAAgtccggtcaaagttggtcaaaatttTACgagtaataatttttaaaattagaTTGTGTGTTCTATATTTATGTTTTacatatacggagtattatttatacttgtgtgtaatatattttttttagttttttttttttttttttttactacaagTGAATGTTGGTCAGCTCTCAACTCGTCCCTGACTCGACTAACTCGTCCCTCCAATGTCTTGACCTACTCGTGACTTTGTaaccttaagaaaaatggttttccatTTCCATTTAAAAACTCTCCAAAAAAATAACCTTTAAATTTCTCATGTAAACACACACTTATTGTGTCGACTTCGAGTTGCAATAATCAGATTTATGAAACGAATTCAAACAGCCCATCTATCTTGTAATAATATTGACGAAAGCCGTTGCAATTCATGGCTATATTTATTTCAGGATGAACAACACAGCAAGTGGAGCCCGTCCAAACCCACAAGGTTCATTCCGTTACGGTTCTATTAATGTGACAGATGTCTACACATTAAGAAATGTTCCACCTCTCACGATTGACGGGAAACTTCGAGCTACATATAACGGGATTTCATTCGTGAACCCTAATACACCAATAATGCTTGCAGACACTTATAAGCTGAAGGGTTCATATAAACTCGACTTCCCAAATACTCCACAAAATAGACCTCCAACCATCGATCGATCACTTATCAACGCAACATATAAAGCGTTTGTGGAGATCATATTGGAGAACAATGATACCGTAGTTCAAAGCTTTCATATGGATGGTTATTCCTTTTTTGTAGTCgggtatatatatttctgttattgttctttttttttttttttttttttttttttttataaatattttttatgTAAGTTGTATATGTTAATGGTGATGTGTTATATATTAGGATGGCATATGGGGAATGGACAGAAAACAGCAGGGAATCGTATAACCGTTGGGATGCAATAGCAAGGTCTACCACTCAGGTATGTTCTTTTAAGCATGATAGCAATTGCAATTAACCTAAAGGTTACAAAGTGGGGTGTGTTAACTGGTCAAAGCAgggtaaaaaaaatttatttcaacTTTTTTTAATTTACCTTGGGTCTCCTAGTCGCTTTGCCGACTAATCTCAGCGCGACTACTCGCTTAAAGCAGGTAATTTTTTGGTACATGAAATGGGGCCGAGGTTGACCTAAAATACTTATTGCCTTAATTTGATTTTAACAACAATTATTAGCGTGTCATATCATTaaagatagttatatttttataattttaacaaCAATATAACTTTTTCCAATTTTGGATGACTTTATGACCCCTAAATATTTTGAAATaaactgtttttttttttattgttataatttTTGGTAGCTGTGGTTGAGGACATGCAACATAAAGCAGAGGTCATGGACCCGCAATACTGATATATTTTATAAGTGAGACGAATTTATTTAACTTTTACAGGTTTTCCCTGGAGGATGGACGGCAATACTGGTATATCTTGATAACGTTGGAGCATGGAACCTTAGGACGGTAAACCTTGACCGATGGTATTTGGGTCAAGAAACTTATATGCGAGTCATTGATCCTGAAGATGAAGACCAGAAAACTGAAGTGCCACCACCCGATAACATTTTGTTTTGTGGCGCTCTTGCCCATTTTCAAAAGTATGATTTCTTTAAAACTTGATAATAACCACAAGGTGGTAAAATGAACGGGTTGCAGAACGAGTCTAAGCTGGTCGGATTAGAGATACTTTTTGTCCAACTATTCGGTTTTTTTCATTGTTACAAATTAGTGACCAAATATTCATTCTTTAATAAAAATGAATAGTGTAAAATATAACTGACAATTTATCATATCAATAGTAATATAGATAACTTTTTATTAAAACATTCCGGCCAACTTTTGACACGTTCGACCCACTTGACCCTTTAtggaacacaactcattcatatgtaaatgggtcaaaattgcctcATCTGATACAAGTCATATAACATATTTCTTTCTTTTTCAGGCCACAAAGAACCTCCTCAGCTTCATTCAGCATACGAGAATCGTTGAAGCTGAACTTTACTCTTATGATGGGATTTTTCGCTGTTACTTATATGATGCTTTAAGAATCTTTCGTAAGTTGGATTTAACAAAATTGTGCAAAGGAGGTTGTTTTCCGGGTTCCTTTAGTTAAAAAATTAGGTTGTTCTGAGAGCAAGTAGTATTGGGTTATTTTCTTTGTATGCTGAAAGCATCAGAGGCATAATTTGTAACCATATTTTTCCCACCAATTTCACTTTGCTCATCCTCTTGGTTCTGTTCTCTTTCTATGTCAGTTGTTATGAGAGAAATTATTGATTTTGATGTGTTAAAAATGATAAGTTTGATGGGTTTATATAGATaagaatataaataattaaaaaaaaatacaaaaaatctTCCAAATAGCCGTTGCCCGTTATAATCATGGACCAATCACAGCTTGACACATGTTCTGACGCTTTTTTTCCAGTTAAAAATTCAACTGACGCCCCGGGGCGTTTCGTCTGACGCCATGTTAGGGGCGTCAGAGGGCGTCAGCGAGCCTGACGGGACCCCTCTGACGCCGCGTTAAAAATGGTCTTAGTAGCATAATAGTAGTATTTTGTTTGAATTAGTTTACCGTCTTAAACTTTCTTCAAAAAAGTGGTGTGACATAAGCGCATGCATTTCTTATATACTTTTATCATATGCTACTCGTACATATGGACCATTATATTATCTTGCAATGCATACCATTTACAAACGTGCTTGGCATGTAAAGTTACCAAAAGGGACCTTACTAAGGCTTTTGGAACCTTAGTGGCCGACTAGTCGATTCAGGGAATTTTACGTACCTGAGTGAGTCATTTTCATTTTTTTGGTCGAAACATCAATCGAAATTGTGCAAGTACAATTTGTAA from Rutidosis leptorrhynchoides isolate AG116_Rl617_1_P2 chromosome 9, CSIRO_AGI_Rlap_v1, whole genome shotgun sequence harbors:
- the LOC139869055 gene encoding uncharacterized protein, producing MIPDLQKDLEHHDAFEMLKQLKEMFQQQARQQRFETVRALHACKMTEGTSVSSYVLKMKSYIDQLERLGSSIGPELAIDMILNSLPKSYDQFVLNYNINNLEKSISELHLMLKAAEKNIPSKTSEVLMIREGKIKKPQAKDKGKGKPKSQGNYKGKKFVPKDSVKKKEKPAKDTTCFHCGEIGHWK
- the LOC139865985 gene encoding monocopper oxidase-like protein SKS1, coding for MALIGLILYCSVYICVLFGGFCSAGDPFANFDLVFDYLTVSPLGVPQQVIAVNGKFPGPVLNVTTNYNVVVNVKNKLDESLLITWPGVEMRRTSWQDGVIGTNCPIPANWNWTYQFQVKDQIGSYYYAPSINFQRASGGFGGFVITNRKVIPLPFNTPDEDIVITIGDWYTRTHKDLRASLDSGKDLGMPDGVLINGKGPFKYNSSVPDGIKHETINVDQGKVYRVRVVNVGVSTCLNFRIQSHNLLLAEAEGHYTSQQNYTSLDIHVGQSYSFLVTMDQNASSDYYVVASARFVNQSEWQRVTGVAVLHYSNSKGPASGPIPDPPNDGNDNSFAVNQAMSIRMNNTASGARPNPQGSFRYGSINVTDVYTLRNVPPLTIDGKLRATYNGISFVNPNTPIMLADTYKLKGSYKLDFPNTPQNRPPTIDRSLINATYKAFVEIILENNDTVVQSFHMDGYSFFVVGMAYGEWTENSRESYNRWDAIARSTTQVFPGGWTAILVYLDNVGAWNLRTVNLDRWYLGQETYMRVIDPEDEDQKTEVPPPDNILFCGALAHFQKPQRTSSASFSIRESLKLNFTLMMGFFAVTYMML